The following proteins are co-located in the Gordonia polyisoprenivorans genome:
- a CDS encoding acetyl-CoA acetyltransferase, protein MTHEAQLHDLDPRTPVIVGVGQASERITDADYRGLGEADLAACALDAALNDTGVAPTDVARAVDTVVAVRSFEVSSPLSSSPLGRPDNMPRAVAGRIGVTPRRAVTEVVGGQSPQKLVDEFAQSIADGNADAVLIFGSEVMSTVRHALKSLPAEARPDFSETVPGDHEDRGFGLKGLTSVQEARHGLLEPITQYALLENARRHHRGLSRADYARSMAELFAPMSAIAAANPHAASPEARSVEEVATASDSNRALAEPYTRLLVARDQVNQAAGAIVMSAAKATELGIDPARWVFVHGHSDLRERPLMERVDLSTSPASIAAMTTALDMAGLTLDDIAFLDLYSCFPIAVFNICDAFGLRADDPRGLTVTGGLPYFGGPGNNYSMHAIAEVVDRVRSRPGAFGLVAANGGLMSKYSVGIYATTPTLWRAGDDARIQRELDSRPSVDERRNADGAATIESFTVLPADKNGRRKSIVVGRLAGGARFVANGAEGDDELLELLTGSDDPIGSPIYVRFFARGNRVSVSDARMSELFPVRPPGFREEYENVVIRRDGRVLEVTINRPAARNALDPTANAELDEIFDAYFADPDLWVAILTGAGDKAFSAGNDLAHMAGDAMLTVPKNGFGGLTSRRELPKPVIAAVNGVALGGGLEIALACHVIVADEKASFGLPEVKVGLAAAAGGLVRLPRAISPALARDMILTGRRIDTAEAYRIGLVSRIADHRQVLVAARQVAQEILAGSPTSVRASLQAMADAEAIDDPVEAIEATSSVLDSLLISQDTIEGISAFVTKRPPRWTGR, encoded by the coding sequence ATGACTCACGAAGCCCAGTTGCACGACCTCGATCCGCGCACCCCCGTCATCGTCGGCGTCGGGCAGGCGTCCGAGCGCATCACCGACGCCGACTACCGGGGTCTGGGTGAGGCCGATCTGGCCGCCTGCGCGCTCGATGCGGCACTGAACGACACCGGCGTCGCACCCACCGACGTGGCACGGGCCGTCGACACCGTCGTCGCGGTGCGATCCTTCGAGGTGTCGAGTCCGCTCTCGTCGTCGCCGCTGGGCCGTCCGGACAACATGCCGCGCGCGGTCGCCGGCCGGATCGGGGTCACGCCGCGGCGCGCGGTCACCGAGGTGGTCGGCGGACAGAGCCCGCAGAAACTGGTCGACGAGTTCGCGCAGTCCATCGCCGACGGCAATGCAGACGCTGTGCTGATCTTCGGCTCGGAGGTGATGTCGACGGTTCGGCACGCGCTCAAGTCTCTCCCCGCCGAAGCACGCCCCGACTTCTCCGAGACGGTGCCCGGCGATCACGAGGACCGCGGATTCGGGCTCAAGGGCCTCACCTCGGTACAGGAGGCGCGACATGGACTCCTCGAGCCGATCACCCAGTACGCACTGCTGGAGAACGCGCGGCGGCACCATCGGGGACTGTCCCGCGCCGACTACGCGCGGTCGATGGCCGAACTGTTCGCCCCGATGTCGGCGATCGCGGCCGCCAATCCGCATGCGGCGTCGCCGGAAGCGCGTTCGGTCGAGGAAGTCGCGACGGCGTCGGACTCCAATCGCGCGCTGGCCGAACCGTATACGCGCCTGCTGGTCGCGCGCGATCAGGTGAATCAGGCGGCCGGAGCCATCGTGATGTCGGCGGCCAAGGCCACCGAGCTCGGAATCGACCCCGCGCGTTGGGTATTCGTACACGGGCACAGTGATCTGCGGGAGCGGCCGTTGATGGAACGCGTCGACCTGTCGACGAGTCCCGCGTCGATCGCCGCGATGACCACCGCCCTCGACATGGCCGGCCTCACCCTCGACGACATCGCCTTCCTCGATCTCTACAGCTGCTTCCCGATCGCGGTGTTCAACATCTGCGACGCCTTCGGCCTGCGCGCCGACGATCCGCGTGGGTTGACCGTCACCGGCGGACTGCCCTACTTCGGCGGCCCCGGCAACAATTATTCGATGCACGCCATCGCCGAGGTCGTCGACCGAGTACGTTCGCGCCCTGGCGCTTTCGGCCTCGTTGCCGCCAACGGCGGGCTGATGAGCAAGTACTCGGTGGGCATCTACGCCACCACGCCGACCCTGTGGCGGGCCGGCGACGACGCCCGCATCCAACGAGAACTCGACAGCCGACCGTCTGTCGACGAGCGACGCAATGCCGACGGCGCCGCGACCATCGAGAGTTTCACCGTGTTGCCCGCCGACAAGAACGGGCGCCGAAAGTCCATCGTCGTCGGCCGCCTGGCGGGCGGCGCGCGCTTCGTTGCCAACGGCGCCGAGGGTGACGACGAACTCCTCGAATTGCTCACCGGGAGCGATGATCCCATCGGTTCACCGATCTACGTCCGTTTCTTCGCCCGCGGCAACCGCGTGTCCGTTTCCGATGCGCGGATGTCCGAGTTGTTCCCGGTCAGACCGCCCGGCTTTCGGGAGGAGTACGAGAACGTCGTCATTCGTCGGGACGGCCGTGTCCTCGAGGTGACGATCAACCGGCCGGCGGCGCGTAATGCACTCGACCCGACGGCCAACGCCGAACTCGACGAGATCTTCGACGCCTACTTCGCCGACCCCGACCTCTGGGTCGCAATCCTCACCGGTGCGGGCGACAAGGCCTTCTCCGCCGGAAATGATCTGGCGCACATGGCCGGTGACGCGATGCTCACGGTCCCGAAGAACGGCTTCGGCGGACTCACCTCGCGCCGGGAACTACCCAAGCCGGTGATCGCCGCCGTCAACGGCGTGGCCCTCGGCGGTGGCCTCGAGATCGCCCTCGCGTGTCACGTCATCGTCGCCGACGAGAAGGCTAGTTTCGGTCTGCCCGAGGTGAAGGTGGGCCTGGCAGCCGCCGCGGGCGGACTCGTGCGGTTACCGCGCGCGATCAGCCCGGCACTGGCCCGCGACATGATCCTCACCGGCCGCCGCATCGACACCGCCGAGGCCTACCGCATCGGCCTCGTCAGCCGCATCGCCGACCACAGACAGGTACTCGTGGCCGCACGTCAAGTGGCGCAGGAGATCCTGGCCGGCTCGCCGACGTCGGTCCGGGCATCGTTGCAGGCAATGGCCGACGCCGAGGCCATCGACGATCCAGTTGAGGCGATCGAGGCGACCTCCTCGGTCCTCGACTCGCTGCTGATCAGTCAGGACACCATCGAGGGCATCAGCGCGTTCGTCACCAAGCGTCCCCCGCGGTGGACGGGGCGGTAG
- a CDS encoding FAD-binding oxidoreductase translates to MSSVPTSTETAGVDLADLRADLPDQMVVTDPDILAGYRQDRAFDPTAGTPLALIRPTTTEHAQTVVRWCAAHRVPIVTRGAGTSLSGGSTAVDGAVMLSTEKMREMSIDTATRTAVVQPGLFNAEVKAAAAAHDLWYPPDPSSFEICSIGGNVATNAGGLCCVKYGVTTDYVLGMQVVLADGRAIRLGGKQLKDSAGLSLTKLFVGSEGLLGIITEVTLRLLPPQASACTVVGSFASVHSASEAVLAITARIRPAMLEFMDKVSINAVEDMLRMGLDRDAGALLVAQSDAPGPAGVAEVEIIREAFESCGASEVFDTADAAEGEAFTAARRAAIPAVEKLGSLLLEDVGVPLPALPALIDGVGKIANDNAVMISVIAHAGDGNTHPLIVFDPDDADEHDRAQKAFGQVMDLAISLGGTITGEHGVGRLKKGWLPDQVGPDVMELTAAIKATLDPDGLLNPGVIL, encoded by the coding sequence ATGAGCAGTGTGCCCACGAGTACCGAGACCGCCGGCGTGGATCTCGCCGATCTGCGCGCCGACCTCCCCGACCAGATGGTCGTCACCGACCCCGACATCCTTGCCGGGTATCGGCAGGACAGGGCCTTCGACCCCACGGCCGGTACGCCGCTCGCACTCATCCGCCCGACGACCACCGAACACGCCCAGACGGTGGTCCGCTGGTGCGCCGCTCATCGGGTCCCCATCGTCACCCGAGGTGCGGGCACCAGCCTTTCCGGTGGTTCGACGGCCGTCGACGGCGCGGTGATGCTCTCGACGGAGAAGATGCGCGAGATGAGCATCGACACCGCCACCCGGACCGCGGTGGTGCAGCCGGGGCTGTTCAATGCCGAGGTGAAGGCTGCTGCCGCGGCACACGATCTCTGGTATCCGCCGGACCCGTCGTCATTCGAGATCTGCTCGATCGGTGGCAACGTGGCCACCAACGCCGGCGGACTGTGCTGCGTCAAGTACGGCGTCACCACCGACTACGTGCTCGGCATGCAGGTGGTGCTCGCCGACGGCCGCGCGATCCGCCTCGGCGGCAAGCAACTCAAGGATTCGGCCGGGTTGTCGCTGACCAAACTGTTCGTCGGCAGCGAGGGGCTCCTCGGGATCATCACCGAGGTCACCTTGCGGTTGCTGCCACCGCAGGCGTCGGCGTGCACGGTGGTCGGTTCCTTCGCGTCGGTGCATTCGGCGAGCGAGGCGGTTCTCGCGATCACCGCCAGGATTCGGCCGGCGATGCTCGAGTTCATGGACAAGGTCTCGATCAACGCCGTCGAGGACATGCTGCGGATGGGCCTCGACCGGGACGCGGGAGCACTGCTCGTCGCTCAGTCCGACGCGCCGGGCCCCGCCGGTGTGGCCGAGGTCGAGATCATCCGCGAGGCCTTCGAGTCCTGCGGTGCGTCCGAGGTCTTCGACACCGCCGACGCCGCCGAAGGGGAGGCGTTCACCGCTGCCCGACGCGCCGCCATCCCCGCGGTGGAGAAACTCGGTTCGCTGCTGCTCGAAGACGTCGGGGTGCCGCTACCGGCATTGCCCGCACTGATCGACGGGGTCGGCAAGATCGCGAACGACAACGCGGTGATGATCTCGGTGATCGCCCACGCCGGAGACGGCAATACCCATCCACTCATCGTGTTCGATCCCGATGACGCCGACGAACACGACCGCGCCCAGAAGGCGTTCGGCCAGGTTATGGACCTCGCGATCTCGTTGGGCGGCACCATCACCGGTGAACACGGCGTCGGCCGCCTGAAGAAGGGCTGGCTGCCCGATCAGGTCGGCCCCGACGTCATGGAGCTGACCGCCGCCATCAAGGCCACCCTCGATCCCGACGGCCTGCTGAATCCCGGTGTGATCCTCTGA
- a CDS encoding nitroreductase family deazaflavin-dependent oxidoreductase translates to MTDFNKTIIDEFHANDGTVTTMGFGRHLVLVHSIGAKSGAERVTPLMSLPDGAGGRFIVGSAAGSPKDPAWVRNLRKNPEITIEYAGEKSGIEKHPATATELDPPQREQAWQGFVAASEQFLKYTETAEGRVFPIFRLTPKK, encoded by the coding sequence ATGACCGATTTCAACAAGACCATCATCGACGAGTTCCACGCCAACGACGGCACCGTCACCACCATGGGCTTCGGCCGTCACCTCGTCCTCGTCCACTCCATCGGCGCCAAGTCTGGAGCGGAGCGGGTGACGCCGCTGATGTCGCTGCCCGACGGCGCCGGAGGTCGCTTCATCGTCGGGAGCGCGGCCGGCTCTCCGAAGGATCCGGCGTGGGTGCGCAATCTGCGCAAGAATCCGGAGATCACCATCGAATACGCCGGCGAGAAATCCGGGATCGAAAAGCATCCGGCGACTGCCACCGAACTCGATCCGCCCCAGCGCGAACAGGCGTGGCAGGGTTTCGTCGCGGCGTCGGAGCAATTCCTGAAATACACCGAAACCGCCGAGGGGCGCGTCTTCCCGATCTTTCGCCTGACGCCCAAGAAGTGA
- a CDS encoding serine/threonine-protein kinase, with protein MFGVGETVAGFVVDAVVGHGSSADVYRVHRTGESTSLALKVLHADDGDTGRARERFEREFAIASLLDHPHIVAMVSRGEMLVDSSPPRTQLWLAMQYVAGPSAMSLIPREDQQPRVPAVLRVAEQIGDALDYAHSREILHRDVKPANILLTSTSDDTDAVLSDFGIARLLDDTRPLARNGRVQGSIAYAAPELLQAQQLSPATDVYSFACSLVELFTGLPPFPRSTPFAITYAHLRDEPPKLTRRRDWLPSALNSVFAKALAKKPEERYQTCTEFVDIITRALRDVPVPAHNPRRRRRVRGYPG; from the coding sequence ATGTTCGGGGTTGGCGAGACGGTCGCGGGTTTTGTGGTCGACGCCGTCGTGGGTCACGGCAGCAGCGCCGACGTCTACCGGGTGCACCGCACCGGCGAGTCGACGTCGCTCGCACTGAAGGTTCTCCACGCAGATGACGGCGACACCGGCCGGGCGCGAGAACGCTTCGAGCGAGAGTTCGCGATCGCGTCGCTCCTCGACCATCCGCACATCGTGGCCATGGTCTCGCGCGGTGAGATGCTCGTCGATTCGTCGCCGCCGCGGACGCAGCTCTGGCTGGCGATGCAGTACGTCGCCGGGCCGTCGGCGATGTCGCTGATCCCACGTGAGGATCAACAGCCGCGGGTGCCCGCGGTACTACGCGTGGCAGAGCAGATCGGTGACGCCCTGGACTACGCACACTCCCGCGAGATCCTGCATCGGGACGTCAAACCCGCGAACATCCTGCTGACGTCCACCTCCGACGACACCGATGCCGTGCTCAGCGACTTCGGTATCGCGCGACTCCTCGACGACACCCGACCCCTGGCCCGCAACGGACGGGTCCAGGGGTCCATCGCCTACGCCGCCCCCGAACTGCTTCAGGCACAACAACTCTCTCCCGCCACAGACGTGTATTCGTTCGCGTGCTCGCTGGTGGAGTTGTTCACCGGGCTGCCGCCGTTCCCACGGTCCACGCCGTTCGCCATCACCTATGCCCACCTGCGTGACGAGCCGCCGAAGCTCACCCGGCGCCGCGATTGGCTTCCGTCGGCGCTGAATTCGGTGTTCGCCAAGGCGCTCGCCAAAAAGCCCGAGGAGCGCTACCAGACGTGCACCGAGTTCGTCGACATCATCACCCGCGCCCTGCGTGACGTGCCGGTACCGGCACACAATCCGCGACGGCGGCGCCGCGTGCGCGGATATCCGGGCTGA
- a CDS encoding amino acid permease, producing MTAESSTSYDNSALTHEDEGYQKSLKPRQIQMIAIGGAIGTGLFMGAGSRLHDAGPGLFITYAVCGVFVFFILRALGELVLHRPSSGSFVSYAREFFGEKTAFVTGWLYFFNWAATAIVDVTAIALYVHYWGMFEAIPQWLIALVALCIVMAMNIISVKLFGEMEFWASIIKVAALVTFLVVGIIFLGGRFDIEGAATGFSVISDNGGMFPTGMFSLVIVTSGVIFAYAAVELVGTAAGETAEPAKVMPRAINSVIVRIAVFYVGSLVVLALLLPYTTYKAGESPFVTFFSKIGVPAAGGIMNLVVLTAALSSLNAGLYSTGRTLRSMAMNGSGPAFTAKMNRNGVPFGGIALTGALTLLGVVLNLFVPAEAFNIALDLSALGIISTWGMIVACQIQLYRWEQKGILTRPAFRLPGTPYTSYLTLLFLAAVVVLMCWDNYWNLIAIIVGIPLLTGGWFACRGKVLEISRQRQGYTGEYPVLPQPPVPEGPGETEAKDRD from the coding sequence TTGACAGCCGAATCATCGACCTCGTACGACAATTCCGCTCTCACCCATGAGGACGAGGGCTATCAGAAGAGTCTGAAGCCGCGGCAGATCCAGATGATCGCCATCGGCGGCGCGATCGGCACCGGCCTGTTCATGGGTGCCGGCAGCCGACTCCACGATGCGGGCCCGGGCCTGTTCATCACCTACGCCGTCTGCGGCGTGTTCGTGTTCTTCATCCTGCGCGCCCTCGGCGAGCTGGTGCTCCATCGCCCGTCATCCGGGTCTTTCGTCTCTTACGCGCGTGAGTTCTTCGGTGAGAAAACGGCTTTCGTCACCGGTTGGCTCTACTTCTTCAACTGGGCGGCCACCGCCATCGTCGACGTCACCGCGATCGCGCTCTACGTCCACTACTGGGGCATGTTCGAAGCGATCCCCCAGTGGCTGATCGCATTGGTCGCCCTGTGCATCGTGATGGCGATGAACATCATCTCGGTGAAACTGTTCGGCGAGATGGAGTTCTGGGCGTCGATCATCAAGGTCGCCGCACTGGTCACCTTCCTCGTCGTCGGCATCATCTTCCTCGGCGGACGCTTCGACATCGAAGGCGCCGCCACCGGATTCAGTGTGATCTCCGACAACGGTGGCATGTTCCCGACCGGCATGTTCTCACTGGTGATCGTCACCTCCGGCGTCATCTTTGCTTACGCCGCAGTCGAATTGGTGGGTACCGCCGCCGGTGAGACCGCCGAACCGGCCAAGGTCATGCCGCGCGCCATCAACTCGGTCATCGTGCGCATCGCCGTGTTCTACGTCGGATCGCTGGTGGTGCTGGCACTGCTGCTGCCCTACACCACCTACAAAGCCGGCGAGAGTCCGTTCGTCACGTTCTTCTCCAAGATCGGCGTCCCCGCCGCGGGCGGCATCATGAACCTCGTCGTCCTCACCGCGGCGCTGTCGAGCCTCAACGCCGGTCTCTACTCCACCGGCCGCACCCTGCGGTCGATGGCGATGAACGGCAGCGGCCCGGCGTTCACGGCCAAGATGAACCGCAACGGCGTGCCCTTCGGCGGCATCGCGCTGACCGGTGCACTGACCCTGCTCGGCGTCGTACTCAACCTGTTCGTCCCGGCCGAGGCCTTCAACATCGCCCTGGATCTCTCGGCGCTGGGCATCATCTCGACCTGGGGCATGATCGTCGCCTGCCAGATCCAGCTGTATCGATGGGAGCAGAAGGGCATTCTCACGCGGCCGGCCTTCCGGCTGCCGGGCACGCCGTACACCAGTTACCTGACGCTGCTGTTCCTCGCGGCCGTCGTGGTGTTGATGTGCTGGGACAACTACTGGAATCTCATCGCCATCATCGTGGGTATCCCATTGCTGACCGGCGGTTGGTTCGCCTGCCGCGGCAAGGTGTTGGAGATCTCAAGGCAACGCCAGGGCTACACCGGCGAGTACCCGGTGCTGCCGCAACCGCCGGTGCCCGAAGGCCCTGGCGAGACCGAGGCGAAGGATCGGGACTAA
- a CDS encoding amidohydrolase family protein: MLAGTISGIVDAHVQQWNPRRTPWSRNPLARGYRFVPKVGDRLFSVAVPQAERDYVLTPHIIGRPYEPRHYGADIAPVAQVVGVGIESVVVSESYWRLGDVEEPDASRQAVDEIDYLQGLPFGVGVAPTLGAVMMRADPRAEGFEARLDAQRALSDRVRGIEVAATRHPDPKVRSAGPVDGVLASAEFLSGVEKVAARGLAVEVFVYSHQLYDVITLAREFPDTTVIVDHLGCPVGAFGPVGLRTGTTAAARADILRLWRERMTSIAAERNVVVKLSGLAMPVLGYGREPWGNIGARETLTQMVGPLVQHVVGHFGASRVMFGSNFPIDKPNASIDTVIASLTEILEPWGDNVLGNVFRNTARRVYGITAPERTRAK, translated from the coding sequence ATGTTGGCCGGAACGATATCGGGGATCGTCGACGCCCACGTCCAACAATGGAATCCGCGTCGGACACCGTGGTCGCGCAATCCCCTCGCGCGTGGATACCGATTTGTCCCCAAAGTGGGGGACAGGCTTTTTTCGGTCGCCGTTCCCCAAGCCGAGCGCGATTATGTGTTGACACCGCACATCATCGGCCGTCCGTACGAGCCGCGACACTACGGCGCCGACATCGCGCCGGTGGCGCAAGTGGTCGGGGTGGGTATCGAGTCGGTGGTGGTGTCCGAATCGTACTGGCGCCTCGGCGATGTCGAGGAGCCCGACGCGAGCCGGCAGGCCGTCGACGAGATCGACTACTTGCAGGGACTGCCATTCGGGGTCGGCGTGGCCCCGACGCTCGGTGCGGTGATGATGCGTGCCGACCCGCGGGCCGAGGGCTTCGAGGCGCGCCTGGACGCGCAACGCGCGCTCAGCGATCGGGTGCGCGGTATCGAGGTCGCTGCGACGCGCCATCCGGACCCGAAGGTCCGATCGGCCGGGCCGGTCGACGGCGTGCTCGCATCGGCGGAGTTCCTCTCCGGCGTCGAGAAGGTCGCCGCCCGCGGGCTCGCCGTCGAGGTCTTCGTCTACTCCCACCAGCTCTACGACGTGATCACCCTCGCCCGAGAATTCCCGGACACCACCGTCATCGTCGACCATTTAGGTTGTCCGGTAGGCGCTTTCGGCCCCGTCGGGCTGCGCACCGGGACCACCGCGGCGGCCCGCGCCGACATTCTGCGCCTGTGGCGCGAGCGCATGACCTCGATTGCCGCCGAACGCAATGTGGTGGTCAAACTTTCCGGGCTGGCCATGCCGGTTCTCGGCTACGGCCGTGAGCCGTGGGGCAACATCGGTGCCCGCGAGACCCTGACACAGATGGTCGGCCCGCTGGTCCAGCACGTCGTCGGTCACTTCGGTGCGAGCCGGGTCATGTTCGGCTCCAACTTCCCGATCGACAAACCGAATGCATCGATCGACACCGTCATCGCGAGCCTGACCGAGATCCTCGAACCCTGGGGAGACAACGTGCTGGGCAACGTCTTTCGTAACACCGCGCGCCGCGTGTACGGCATCACCGCGCCGGAACGCACGCGCGCGAAGTGA
- a CDS encoding FAD-binding oxidoreductase, with protein sequence MASHSRHVLHQLRDLIARDPDRFAGNIYTRLFAIDPDLRELFGAMMSQQREAFYHVVDHVLDVIPSPDGQAELVEFLAQLGRDHRKYGVQPEHYQAIFRALMGEFAVTLGDQWDDEAQRTVGQAMMLVTGVMRGAAQTASGPATWTARVVEKFRISRGLAVVRLVADTPLRFNTGQYLEAQIPQWPKVWRNLSPAIPPNPHGELEFHVRAVPGGTVSPAIVGQTQPGDVWTFGQSHGTLHIDGDREVLMVAGGTGLAPLRALLIEMSALATSPPTQVYYGARYPGELYDLPVLRQIAATNPWLTITAVSEERTDPWWLDDPVRPAELGIEHRIGRLVDVVGASGTWDDRQTLITGSPMMVENTRRGLIIAGVRASLIQHDPMF encoded by the coding sequence ATGGCGAGTCATTCCCGCCATGTGCTGCATCAACTCCGCGACCTGATCGCCCGCGATCCCGATCGCTTCGCCGGCAACATCTACACGCGCCTGTTCGCCATCGACCCCGACCTGCGCGAACTGTTCGGCGCGATGATGTCGCAGCAGCGCGAGGCGTTTTACCACGTCGTCGACCACGTGCTCGACGTCATCCCGAGCCCCGACGGACAGGCCGAACTCGTGGAGTTCCTGGCGCAACTCGGGCGCGACCATCGCAAGTACGGGGTACAGCCCGAGCACTATCAGGCGATCTTCCGGGCGTTGATGGGTGAGTTCGCGGTCACGCTCGGCGATCAGTGGGACGACGAGGCCCAGCGGACCGTCGGGCAGGCGATGATGCTCGTCACCGGTGTGATGCGCGGAGCGGCGCAGACCGCGTCGGGGCCGGCGACCTGGACCGCCCGCGTGGTGGAGAAGTTCCGCATCAGCCGCGGTCTGGCGGTGGTACGACTCGTCGCCGACACGCCATTGCGATTCAACACGGGCCAATACCTCGAGGCCCAGATCCCCCAATGGCCGAAGGTGTGGCGGAACCTCTCCCCGGCGATTCCGCCCAACCCGCACGGCGAGTTGGAGTTCCACGTGCGCGCGGTACCCGGTGGCACGGTCAGTCCGGCGATCGTCGGTCAGACCCAGCCCGGCGACGTGTGGACGTTCGGTCAGTCGCACGGCACGCTGCACATCGACGGCGACCGTGAGGTGCTGATGGTGGCCGGCGGTACCGGTCTCGCGCCACTACGCGCCTTGCTCATCGAGATGTCGGCGCTGGCGACCTCTCCGCCCACGCAGGTCTACTACGGGGCGCGGTATCCCGGTGAGCTGTACGACCTACCGGTGTTGCGTCAGATCGCGGCGACCAATCCGTGGCTCACGATCACCGCGGTGTCGGAGGAGCGGACCGATCCGTGGTGGCTCGACGACCCGGTCCGGCCCGCCGAGCTCGGTATCGAACACCGCATTGGTCGGCTTGTCGACGTCGTCGGCGCTTCGGGTACCTGGGACGACCGGCAGACCCTGATCACCGGCTCACCGATGATGGTGGAGAACACCCGGCGCGGGCTGATCATCGCCGGGGTGCGGGCCAGCCTCATCCAGCACGACCCCATGTTCTAG
- a CDS encoding heat shock protein transcriptional repressor HspR, with product MSATATFMISVAAELAGMHAQTLRTYDRLGLVTPQRTSGGGRRYSSHDVEVLREIQRLSQEEGVNLAGIKRIIELTNQVDALQQRVHELQREVDAHRARRGGELVPVPRTNALVVWQPRRRRTEE from the coding sequence ATGAGCGCAACCGCCACCTTCATGATCTCGGTGGCCGCCGAGCTCGCCGGAATGCACGCGCAGACCCTGCGCACCTACGACCGGCTCGGGCTGGTGACCCCGCAACGCACCAGCGGCGGTGGGCGCCGTTACTCCTCGCACGACGTCGAGGTGCTGCGCGAGATCCAGCGGCTTTCGCAGGAAGAGGGCGTGAACCTCGCGGGCATCAAACGCATCATCGAGCTCACCAACCAGGTCGACGCGCTCCAACAGCGGGTGCACGAGCTCCAACGCGAGGTCGACGCACACCGCGCCCGCCGCGGCGGCGAATTGGTCCCCGTCCCGCGGACCAATGCGCTCGTCGTCTGGCAGCCCCGGCGCCGACGCACCGAAGAGTGA
- the dnaJ gene encoding molecular chaperone DnaJ → MAPQREWLERDFYKDLGVASDASSEEIKKAYRKLARELHPDANPGDTQAEERFKRVSEAHSVLADPDKRKEYDETRAMFAGGRFRGGGNGFPGGFPGAGGGTRYSTETGADFNIGDLFGGGGAGEGAGGFGDLFEGLFNRGGSGGTRTSTATRPRRGNDLETETTLSFKDAALGTTVPLRVTSPAPCTTCHGSGAKPGTSPRVCPNCNGSGFVSRNQGAFGFSEPCQDCQGTGSRIDDPCTDCDGSGVKVRSRTINVRIPSGVEDGQRIRLAGQGEAGRRGAPSGDLYVVVHVTPDKVFTRSGHDLRVQLPVSISELVLGSTVSVPTLDGSVGVKIPPNTSDGRTLRVRGRGVPKRAGGAGDLLVTVKVEVPRKLDDAAVEAMRAYAEAEKSSGFDPRAGWGR, encoded by the coding sequence GTGGCTCCGCAACGAGAATGGCTCGAGCGTGACTTCTACAAGGACCTGGGCGTTGCTTCTGATGCTTCGTCTGAAGAGATCAAGAAGGCTTACCGCAAGCTCGCCCGTGAGCTGCATCCGGACGCCAATCCGGGTGACACGCAAGCCGAAGAACGCTTCAAGCGGGTGTCCGAAGCCCACAGCGTGCTCGCCGACCCGGACAAGCGCAAAGAATACGACGAGACTCGAGCGATGTTCGCCGGCGGACGATTCCGCGGCGGCGGCAACGGTTTTCCCGGTGGCTTCCCCGGCGCCGGCGGCGGCACCCGCTACTCGACCGAGACCGGTGCCGATTTCAACATCGGCGACCTGTTCGGTGGTGGCGGTGCCGGCGAGGGCGCCGGCGGTTTCGGCGACCTCTTCGAGGGCTTGTTCAACCGCGGCGGTTCGGGCGGCACGCGCACCTCGACCGCGACCCGGCCGCGTCGCGGCAACGACCTCGAGACCGAGACCACGTTGTCGTTCAAAGACGCGGCGTTGGGTACGACCGTCCCACTCCGGGTGACCAGCCCGGCGCCGTGCACCACCTGTCACGGCAGTGGCGCCAAGCCCGGCACCAGCCCGCGAGTGTGCCCGAACTGCAACGGATCCGGCTTCGTCAGCCGCAACCAGGGGGCGTTCGGATTCAGTGAGCCGTGCCAGGACTGTCAAGGCACCGGCTCCCGCATCGACGACCCCTGCACCGACTGCGACGGCAGCGGCGTCAAGGTGCGCTCGCGCACCATCAACGTCCGCATCCCCTCCGGCGTCGAGGACGGCCAGCGCATCCGGCTGGCCGGACAAGGCGAAGCCGGACGCCGGGGCGCGCCGTCGGGTGACCTGTACGTCGTGGTCCACGTGACCCCCGACAAGGTATTCACCCGCAGCGGTCACGACCTGCGCGTCCAACTGCCGGTGAGCATCTCCGAACTGGTGCTCGGCTCGACGGTCTCGGTGCCGACCCTCGACGGATCGGTCGGGGTGAAGATCCCGCCGAACACCAGCGACGGCCGCACCCTTCGGGTCCGTGGCCGCGGCGTGCCCAAGCGCGCCGGCGGTGCCGGAGACCTGCTCGTCACCGTCAAGGTCGAGGTGCCCCGCAAACTCGACGACGCCGCGGTGGAGGCCATGCGCGCCTACGCCGAGGCCGAGAAGTCCAGCGGTTTCGATCCTCGGGCGGGTTGGGGGCGATGA